From one Sulfurimonas sp. genomic stretch:
- a CDS encoding chaperone NapD — MNISSIVVQTVPKYLNEVVQSLKDCEACDYHMHDEKGRIIVTIEGEGVAEELEKLRVIEAIPHVVAADMQMAYSEDELDAHMEIIENGDAVPKMLNDDNIDVSNITYNGDLRKKDDLATFAKNFDKTER, encoded by the coding sequence ATGAATATATCGAGCATAGTGGTTCAGACAGTACCAAAATACCTAAATGAAGTAGTACAAAGTCTAAAAGATTGTGAAGCTTGTGATTATCATATGCATGATGAAAAAGGCAGAATTATTGTAACTATCGAGGGCGAGGGTGTTGCAGAAGAGCTTGAAAAGTTAAGAGTTATCGAGGCTATACCGCATGTGGTTGCGGCTGATATGCAGATGGCATATAGCGAAGACGAACTTGATGCGCATATGGAAATCATTGAAAACGGGGACGCAGTTCCAAAAATGTTAAATGATGACAACATCGATGTGTCTAACATAACATACAACGGTGATTTAAGAAAAAAAGACGACTTAGCGACTTTTGCTAAAAATTTTGATA
- a CDS encoding WD40 repeat domain-containing protein yields MKIITILMLFLTLLFSQNIKQPASKFTSSGSVVDLLYKDGKVYSATNAGCVDIFDYKSKKLIKKIEVEKIVDFAGDKIDAKVYSVDIIDDKILILSQDKGGFTRVHIHQNGKTELLFDYSKSLAVAKAKFLDGNTILLALLSNELISYDIKKRSNNWLMQVSGARFSDFALNESKSEVVIADESGNLKIHNTKDGKLIKLLAGENLDNVFQVDYKNGIIATAGQDRKVVIYTLKSASAYHIKSNFLIYSVGLSPNGKTVGYSSDEHNNISVVDTATKANIGRFGGNNMTLTKIVFINENEFLVASDDKIINLYSVK; encoded by the coding sequence ATGAAGATAATTACTATTTTAATGCTATTTTTAACACTGCTTTTTTCACAAAACATTAAACAGCCTGCATCAAAATTTACTTCAAGCGGTTCAGTCGTCGATTTATTATATAAAGACGGCAAAGTATATAGTGCTACAAATGCTGGCTGTGTAGATATTTTTGATTATAAAAGCAAAAAACTCATTAAAAAAATTGAAGTTGAAAAAATAGTAGATTTTGCCGGAGATAAGATTGATGCAAAAGTTTACTCCGTAGATATAATTGATGACAAAATATTGATTTTATCGCAAGATAAAGGGGGATTTACAAGAGTACATATCCACCAAAACGGAAAAACGGAACTTCTGTTTGATTACTCTAAATCTCTTGCAGTCGCAAAAGCTAAATTTTTAGACGGCAACACAATTCTCTTAGCACTTCTTAGCAATGAGCTAATATCCTATGATATAAAAAAACGCTCTAATAACTGGTTGATGCAAGTGTCCGGTGCAAGATTTTCTGATTTTGCACTCAATGAATCAAAAAGTGAAGTCGTAATTGCGGATGAGAGTGGAAATTTAAAAATTCACAATACCAAAGACGGCAAACTTATCAAACTTTTAGCCGGAGAAAATTTGGACAATGTCTTTCAAGTTGATTATAAAAACGGCATTATAGCAACAGCAGGACAGGATAGAAAAGTTGTAATTTATACTCTAAAATCTGCCTCAGCTTATCATATAAAGTCCAATTTTTTAATCTACAGCGTTGGGTTGTCTCCAAACGGGAAAACCGTAGGGTACTCTAGCGATGAACATAACAATATATCGGTTGTAGATACTGCTACAAAAGCAAATATAGGCAGATTCGGCGGTAACAATATGACACTTACAAAAATAGTTTTTATAAACGAAAATGAGTTTCTAGTCGCAAGCGATGACAAAATCATTAATTTATATAGTGTAAAATAA
- a CDS encoding ferredoxin-type protein NapF, producing the protein MQRRELFSSLASSVTGTKKQEKPLRPPYFSDESLFHNECNKCDTKCATVCEEDIIKIADDKTPYLAFSNSGCTYCDKCALSCEFGVLKIEDKKLIGAVVTIDKKSCLSWGHTMCFSCKDPCLDRAIDFKAMFMPTINDNCTACGFCISRCPTDAIKIKVL; encoded by the coding sequence ATGCAAAGAAGAGAGCTATTTAGCTCTCTTGCTTCATCCGTAACCGGTACAAAGAAGCAAGAGAAACCATTAAGACCACCCTACTTTAGTGATGAATCTCTTTTTCATAATGAGTGTAACAAATGCGATACTAAGTGTGCCACTGTTTGTGAAGAAGATATAATTAAAATTGCGGACGATAAAACTCCATATCTAGCTTTTTCAAACAGCGGTTGCACATATTGTGACAAATGTGCCTTGTCATGTGAATTTGGTGTTTTAAAAATAGAAGATAAAAAATTAATCGGGGCAGTAGTTACGATTGATAAAAAAAGTTGCTTAAGCTGGGGGCATACAATGTGTTTTTCTTGTAAAGATCCTTGCTTAGACAGAGCGATAGATTTTAAAGCTATGTTTATGCCGACAATCAACGACAATTGTACGGCATGCGGATTTTGCATAAGCAGATGCCCGACAGATGCAATTAAAATAAAGGTGCTATGA
- a CDS encoding nitrate reductase cytochrome c-type subunit: MKTMIKISVGLVTAALLLTGCVDEGSAKSSQKSAVAKTVSEESLGLRKTDLYTEAGTIADKTEYRTAQATTSSRIKRAFQDAPPMIPHDTTGMLPIKAGNNQCTGCHMPEMATAIGATPIPVSHFTDFRPRAKIVNGIAVDTVDNYKNETKIVKGNDLQNARFNCSQCHAPQSQGNLACENTFEPIFTSKDGANKSSWSGSKLTEALDTVGKDSVITKDDIANKNSKAGSLGGAAH, translated from the coding sequence ATGAAAACAATGATTAAGATATCGGTTGGTTTAGTTACTGCAGCACTACTATTAACTGGTTGTGTTGACGAAGGAAGCGCTAAATCTTCACAAAAATCAGCAGTTGCAAAAACAGTAAGTGAAGAGTCTTTAGGTTTAAGAAAGACGGATCTTTACACTGAAGCCGGCACAATAGCTGATAAAACTGAATATAGAACAGCGCAAGCTACAACAAGTTCTAGAATTAAAAGAGCATTCCAAGATGCTCCACCAATGATTCCTCATGATACAACCGGTATGTTGCCTATTAAAGCAGGAAACAATCAGTGTACAGGTTGTCACATGCCGGAAATGGCTACTGCAATAGGTGCAACTCCGATTCCCGTATCGCACTTTACAGACTTTAGACCGAGAGCTAAAATTGTAAACGGTATAGCTGTGGATACAGTTGATAACTACAAAAACGAGACTAAAATCGTTAAAGGAAATGATCTTCAAAATGCTAGATTTAACTGTTCACAATGTCATGCTCCTCAATCACAAGGTAATTTGGCTTGTGAAAACACATTTGAGCCTATTTTTACAAGCAAAGACGGTGCAAATAAATCAAGTTGGAGCGGCAGCAAGTTAACTGAAGCTCTTGATACTGTCGGAAAAGACAGCGTCATAACAAAAGATGATATTGCAAACAAAAACTCTAAAGCAGGCAGCTTAGGCGGCGCGGCTCACTAA
- the napH gene encoding quinol dehydrogenase ferredoxin subunit NapH, whose amino-acid sequence MKTFWNKYRYLFFRRTTQIGLLFLYFGANAWGWTVLMGNLSTSVLFNVIPLSDPYAVLQMVAAGAVIATDLIIGSLIITMFYLVIGGRAFCSWVCPINLVTDAAALLRRKIGVDNFSKRQPATRNIRYWVLGLSLVISFAMGVTAFEFISPISMLHRGIIFGFGFGWAAVLIIFLFDLLVLKNGWCGHICPLGGFYSLVGKNSLVRVHHNEENCTECMKCKVVCPEQQVLYMIGKESIPVLWAECTNCARCIEVCDDDALSFSIRKLVNDKKKGE is encoded by the coding sequence ATGAAAACATTTTGGAATAAATATCGCTATCTATTTTTTAGAAGAACAACCCAGATAGGTTTATTATTTTTATATTTCGGTGCAAATGCGTGGGGATGGACCGTTTTAATGGGAAATCTTAGCACATCCGTTTTATTTAATGTTATTCCTTTAAGCGACCCTTATGCAGTGTTACAAATGGTTGCGGCAGGTGCCGTGATAGCAACGGACTTAATTATAGGTTCTTTAATTATTACGATGTTTTATTTAGTAATCGGAGGGCGTGCTTTTTGCAGCTGGGTTTGTCCGATAAATCTGGTAACGGATGCAGCAGCACTTTTAAGAAGAAAGATTGGCGTTGACAATTTTTCAAAAAGACAACCGGCTACTAGAAATATAAGATATTGGGTTCTTGGATTAAGTCTAGTAATATCATTTGCAATGGGTGTGACGGCTTTTGAGTTTATTTCGCCCATCTCTATGCTTCATAGAGGGATAATATTTGGTTTTGGTTTTGGATGGGCAGCAGTGCTCATTATTTTTCTTTTTGACCTTTTAGTTTTAAAGAATGGTTGGTGTGGACATATTTGCCCACTTGGTGGATTTTATTCATTAGTAGGCAAAAACAGCTTAGTAAGAGTACATCACAATGAAGAGAATTGTACAGAGTGTATGAAATGTAAAGTTGTATGTCCTGAGCAGCAAGTTTTATATATGATTGGTAAAGAGAGTATTCCCGTACTTTGGGCAGAGTGCACAAATTGTGCAAGATGTATAGAAGTGTGCGATGATGATGCTCTTAGTTTTTCAATAAGAAAACTAGTAAATGATAAAAAAAAGGGAGAGTAA
- the napG gene encoding ferredoxin-type protein NapG, with product MKNKTESDRRKFILSMARGAGITALSGFIWSAYVDEVTASQLTLRPPGAIKEKDFLKTCIKCGLCVEACPYDTLLLAKPGDHKPLGTPYFIPRNIPCYMCPDIPCVPVCPTGALNEQSVTTNGKLDINIADMGLAIIDRETCIAYWGIQCDACYRACPILGKAITVEYSKNERTGKHAFLTPVVHADACTGCGLCEKACVTEKPAIFVLPREVAMGKAGSHYIKGWDKEDEKRLKDASEIKSTTEISKGTAIDSLNSGIGGLDK from the coding sequence ATGAAAAACAAAACAGAGAGTGATAGAAGAAAATTTATTTTAAGTATGGCTCGCGGTGCCGGAATAACGGCGCTGAGCGGATTCATATGGAGTGCTTATGTTGATGAAGTCACGGCTTCACAACTCACGCTTCGTCCGCCGGGAGCTATAAAGGAAAAAGATTTTCTAAAAACTTGTATCAAATGCGGGCTTTGTGTAGAAGCATGTCCGTATGATACTCTATTGCTTGCAAAACCGGGTGATCATAAACCTCTAGGTACGCCGTATTTTATACCTAGAAATATTCCTTGTTATATGTGTCCAGATATTCCTTGTGTACCTGTATGTCCTACAGGTGCACTTAATGAGCAAAGTGTTACAACAAACGGTAAACTTGATATAAACATTGCCGATATGGGACTTGCTATTATTGACAGAGAGACTTGTATAGCCTATTGGGGTATTCAGTGCGACGCATGTTACAGAGCTTGTCCGATATTAGGTAAAGCCATAACGGTTGAGTACAGCAAAAACGAAAGAACCGGTAAACATGCATTTTTGACACCGGTCGTTCATGCTGATGCTTGTACGGGATGTGGTCTTTGTGAAAAAGCTTGTGTTACAGAAAAACCTGCCATATTTGTGCTCCCTAGGGAAGTTGCAATGGGTAAAGCCGGTAGCCACTATATCAAAGGTTGGGATAAAGAAGATGAGAAGCGTTTAAAAGATGCCTCAGAAATTAAATCAACGACTGAGATAAGTAAAGGTACGGCTATTGATTCTTTAAATAGCGGGATAGGAGGTTTAGACAAATGA